In a single window of the Vitis vinifera cultivar Pinot Noir 40024 chromosome 6, ASM3070453v1 genome:
- the LOC100249534 gene encoding disease resistance protein RPM1-like — MCEIILRKAEELSFCRSFGEEDSSFDGKFRCGSVQKSTDNVVEAINRNPQIRSILLFDIDAVPMLFTGTSLTNFNLLKILDFEKAPLYSVPEDLGNLFHLRYLSLSRTKVKMLPKSIGKLQNLQTLDLKHSLVDALPVEIKKLRKLRHILAYAYKVCPEWDFYTTRGIHIGEGIGSMLDLQKLCYVEANHGMGLIEELGKLRQLRRLGITNLVEDDGLRLCASISNMKHLESLCICSKDDDILKLETISVPPRYLRNLYLQGCLSKLPEWLPTLRSLVRVCLRRSGLSYDPVEVLQALPNLLEVELHTAYDGECLCFSELGFQKLKRLRLRGMKGLKTLKIHDGALPLLEHLEIGPSPQLEEVSPGIRLLKTLTSIEFWGMSDKFLLSMLPEHGENYQIVEHVPNVFFHFSYGGGYHTMRL, encoded by the coding sequence ATGTGTGAGATTATCCTCAGAAAGGCCGAGGAGTTGAGTTTTTGTCGTTCTTTTGGGGAAGAAGACTCAAGCTTTGATGGAAAATTTCGGTGTGGATCAGTTCAAAAAAGCACAGATAATGTTGTGGAGGCTATTAATAGGAACCCACAGATTCGCTCAATTTTGCTTTTTGACATTGATGCAGTGCCTATGCTCTTTACAGGTACATCCCTTACCAACTttaatcttttgaaaatattggaTTTTGAAAAAGCTCCTCTATATAGTGTTCCAGAAGATCTGGGAAATCTGTTCCACTTGAGGTACTTAAGTCTGAGCAGGACAAAAGTCAAGATGCTTCCAAAGTCCATAGGTAAGTTACAGAACCTACAAACTTTGGATCTCAAACATTCCCTTGTGGATGCGCTTCCAGTTGAGATCAAGAAGCTTCGAAAGCTGCGCCATATTCTAGCCTATGCTTATAAAGTCTGTCCTGAATGGGACTTTTATACTACTAGAGGAATACATATAGGGGAGGGGATTGGCAGTATGCTAGACTTGCAGAAGCTCTGTTATGTGGAGGCAAATCACGGGATGGGCCTAATTGAAGAGCTGGGAAAGTTGAGGCAGTTGAGAAGGCTGGGCATTACAAACCTTGTGGAAGACGACGGGCTAAGACTTTGTGCCTCCATTTCAAATATGAAGCACCTTGAATCTTTATGCATATGTTCAAAGGATGATGATATTCTGAAGTTAGAAACTATATCAGTTCCACCCAGATACCTTAGAAATCTCTATCTCCAAGGATGCTTAAGCAAGTTGCCGGAATGGCTTCCCACACTTCGAAGTCTAGTTCGTGTATGTTTAAGAAGGTCCGGGTTAAGCTATGATCCAGTGGAAGTCCTCCAAGCTCTGCCTAATCTATTGGAGGTTGAACTCCACACTGCATACGACGGTGAATGTTTGTGTTTTTCGGAATTAGGATTTCAGAAACTTAAACGGTTACGTCTCCGTGGCATGAAGGGACTGAAAACCCTGAAAATACACGATGGAGCATTGCCTCTACTCGAACATTTAGAAATTGGGCCTAGCCCACAACTGGAGGAGGTGTCACCTGGCATTCGCCTGCTCAAAACCCTTACAAGTATTGAATTTTGGGGCATGTCAGACAAATTCTTACTTAGCATGCTACCAGAGCATGGCGAAAATTATCAGATAGTTGAACATGTCCCCAATGTCTTTTTCCACTTTTCCTATGGTGGAGGCTACCACACCATGAGACTATAA
- the LOC100251280 gene encoding L-ascorbate oxidase translates to MSLRKSMVNRGLLILTCFFSFVIQLCLASKTRHFKWEVEYMYWSPDCMEGVVMGINGQFPGPTIRAVAGDTIVVELTNRLHTEGVVIHWHGIRQFGTPWADGTASISQCAINPGETFIYRYKVDKAGTYFYHGHYGMQRSAGLYGSLVVEVGEGQKEPFHYDGEFNLLLSDWWHKGSQEQEVALSSKPFRWIGEPQTLLINGRGQYNCSLAAHVTNSSSPQCQFRGNEQCSPQILHVQPHKTYRLRVSSTTALASLNLQIGNHKMVMVEADGNYIQPVAVDDLDIYSGESYSVLIHTDQDPSKNYWISVSVRGREPKTPQGLTILNYQTTSASKLPTSTPPVSPLWNDYNHSKSFSNKILALMGSPKPPTTYNRRIILLNTQNTINGFTKWAINNISLTLPPTPYLGAIKHRLSNAFDQKSPPENFPNDYDVMKPPTNTNSTYGNGVYMLEFRTTVDVILQNANALATGVSEIHPWHLHGHDFWVLGYGEGKFREKDAKRFNLKNPPLRNTAVIFPFGWTALRFVADNPGVWAFHCHIEPHLHMGMGVVFAEGVHLVKDVPNHALACGLTGKMLMSNYSHH, encoded by the exons ATGTCTCTGCGGAAGAGTATGGTTAACAGAGGTCTCCTCATTCTCACCTGCTTCTTCTCATTCGTGATTCAGCTATGCTTGGCTTCAAAGACCAGGCACTTCAAATGGGAAGTGGAGTACATGTACTGGTCACCAGATTGTATGGAGGGTGTCGTGATGGGAATCAATGGGCAGTTCCCAGGGCCAACTATCCGGGCTGTTGCAGGAGATACTATTGTAGTTGAGCTCACAAACAGGCTTCACACTGAGGGTGTCGTCATTCATTGGCATGGAATCAGACAG TTCGGAACTCCATGGGCAGATGGGACTGCATCCATCTCACAATGTGCCATTAATCCTGGAGAGACCTTCATCTACAGATACAAAGTTGATAAG GCTGGCACATACTTTTACCATGGACACTACGGAATGCAAAGATCTGCTGGACTGTATGGATCTCTGGTAGTAGAGGTTGGTGAAGGTCAAAAGGAACCTTTCCATTACGATGGGGAGTTCAATCTGTTGTTGAGTGATTGGTGGCATAAGGGAAGTCAAGAGCAAGAAGTGGCCCTCTCGTCCAAACCATTTCGTTGGATTGGCGAACCCCAG ACTCTGCTCATCAACGGAAGAGGCCAGTACAATTGCTCTCTAGCCGCCCACGTTACCAACTCCTCCTCTCCCCAGTGCCAATTCCGTGGAAATGAACAATGTTCACCCCAGATCCTCCATGTGCAGCCCCATAAAACTTACAGGCTCAGGGTCTCCAGCACCACCGCACTCGCTTCACTGAATTTGCAAATTGGG AATCACAAGATGGTGATGGTGGAAGCAGATGGAAACTATATTCAGCCAGTGGCAGTGGATGACTTAGACATTTACTCTGGAGAGAGCTACTCTGTTTTGATCCACACTGACCAAGACCCCTCCAAGAACTACTGGATTTCAGTTAGTGTAAGAGGAAGAGAGCCCAAGACTCCTCAAGGCCTCACCATTCTCAACTACCAAACAACTTCAGCTTCAAAGCTCCCAACATCTACACCTCCAGTGTCTCCTCTTTGGAATGACTACAACCACAGCAAATCTTTCTCCAACAAAATCCTGGCCCTCATGGGCTCCCCCAAGCCTCCAACCACCTACAACCGCAGAATCATCCTCCTCAACACTCAAAACACTATCAATGGATTCACCAAATGGGCTATCAATAATATATCCCTAACATTGCCTCCAACTCCTTATTTGGGTGCCATTAAGCATCGTTTGAGCAACGCTTTCGATCAGAAGAGTCCACCAGAGAACTTTCCCAACGATTATGATGTGATGAAACCTCCAACAAACACTAACTCGACATATGGGAATGGGGTGTACATGCTTGAGTTTAGGACAACGGTCGACGTGATTCTTCAAAATGCCAATGCATTAGCAACAGGTGTCAGTGAAATACACCCTTGGCACCTGCATGGTCATGATTTTTGGGTGTTGGGATATGGAGAAGGAAAGTTTAGGGAAAAGGATGCGAAGAGGTTTAACTTAAAGAATCCACCATTGAGGAATACTGCAGTGATATTCCCTTTCGGATGGACAGCTCTTAGGTTTGTGGCGGATAATCCTGGGGTTTGGGCATTTCACTGCCACATTGAGCCTCATTTGCATATGGGAATGGGAGTGGTCTTTGCCGAAGGTGTTCATCTGGTCAAAGATGTACCAAACCATGCTCTTGCTTGTGGCTtgaccgggaaaatgttgatgaGTAACTACAGTCACCACTGA
- the LOC132253947 gene encoding disease resistance protein RPM1-like: protein MGGLGKTTLAKKVYDNKRMVEHFDCRAWITVSQSFKMEEVLRNVIKQFYLARKESIPDGTDAMDEMSLITRLREYLEDKRGLPH from the exons ATGGGCGGGCTTGGCAAGACAACTCTTGCCAAGAAGGTTTATGACAACAAGAGGATGGTGGAACACTTCGATTGCCGTGCCTGGATCACTGTGTCTCAGTCATTCAAGATGGAGGAGGTACTTCGGAACGTGATAAAGCAATTCTATCTAGCAAGGAAAGAGTCAATTCCTGATGGTACCGATGCAATGGACGAGATGTCTCTTATTACTCGACTTAGGGAGTATTTGGAGGATAAAAG AGGACTACCCCATTAA